The Castanea sativa cultivar Marrone di Chiusa Pesio chromosome 11, ASM4071231v1 genome contains a region encoding:
- the LOC142617965 gene encoding protein SMAX1-LIKE 3-like: MRQGFCSLQQGLTAEATNIVKQAVTLAKRRGHAQVTPLHVASAMLASSTGLLRRACLQSHSHPLQCKALELCFNVALNRLPASSPSPLLGPHYLNPSLSNALVAAFKRAQAHQRRGSIENQQQPILALKIELEQLIISILDDPSVSRVMREAGFSSTQVKNRVEQAVSLEICSQTQSPTMSSHSKENTKPLVLGSNLPLSPPSSQFKVSLAKPFEQARSEDVMSVLNELSNKRKRNIVIVGECLASAEGVVRGVMDKFERGNVPGELRYAQFISLPQFSLRNPSKEDVEQKLMELGCLVKSYIGREVVLYLGDLKWIAELWSAYGEERRNYYCPVEQIIMELKRLVCGIGETGRLWLLGIATFQSYMRCKTGRPSLESIWELHPLTIPVGSLSLTLNLESDFQAQVRSKVSNNGAGWQMLETGFDKHLTCCTDCVINFNREAQSIGSSFRNKETTTTISTSSNLPSWLRQEKEDRKKDSGSDQESVTFRDLCKKWNSFCSSGHKQPHFTEKSIFLTSSSPSSASISLHDRKPNLHQTYLNWPHTFESKLVQKEKPFWISEISDENNESDMRMFMPERNAPKPDLLSNPNSSPNSASSSEVMEDMVGLHMFRELNAENMKILCDALEKKASWQKDIIPEIATTILQCRSGMNKRKGNEKDRENKEETWLFFLGADNDGKEKISRELAKLVFGSPSNFVSIPLSSFSSTRADSSEESKHKRTRDELGCSYLERLGEAVNENPHRVFFMEDVDQIDYCSQKGIQQAIESGRITVPGGETVSLMDAIIIFSCESFSSVSGACSPRRRQKLAENEEKNNEDDLGEKSSGVSLDLNIAIEDDNGDENSVGNHGILESVDKKVVFKIQEL; the protein is encoded by the exons ATGAGACAAGGTTTTTGTAGTTTACAGCAGGGTCTAACTGCTGAGGCAACAAACATAGTGAAACAAGCAGTCACCCTTGCTAAACGCCGGGGTCATGCACAAGTGACTCCTCTCCATGTTGCAAGTGCTATGCTTGCATCCTCTACTGGTCTTCTTAGGAGGGCTTGCCTTCAATCCCATTCTCATCCCCTCCAATGCAAGGCCTTAGAGCTTTGCTTCAATGTTGCTCTCAACCGCCTCCCTGCCTCTTCGCCAAGCCCATTATTAGGCCCTCACTACCTCAATCCTTCCCTCTCCAATGCCTTGGTTGCAGCCTTCAAGCGTGCACAGGCACACCAACGCCGTGGCTCTATTGAAAACCAGCAGCAACCAATATTAGCCCTCAAAATAGAGTTAGAACAGCTCATTATCTCTATCTTAGATGACCCAAGTGTTAGTAGAGTCATGAGAGAGGCTGGTTTTTCGAGCACCCAAGTGAAAAATCGGGTAGAACAAGCTGTTTCTTTAGAGATTtgttctcaaactcaaagtccTACTATGAGTAGCCATTCCAAAGAAAACACCAAACCTCTAGTTCTTGGTAGTAATCTGCCTCTTTCTCCACCTTCTAGTCAGTTCAAAGTGTCACTAGCTAAGCCCTTTGAACAAGCTAGGAGTGAAGATGTAATGAGTGTGTTGAATGAATtgtcaaacaaaagaaaaagaaacattgtTATTGTAGGAGAGTGTCTAGCTAGTGCTGAGGGTGTGGTTAGGGGAGTGATGGATAAATTTGAAAGAGGTAATGTTCCAGGGGAGTTGAGGTATGCCCAATTCATTAGTCTTCCTCAATTTTCTCTGAGGAACCCATCCAAAGAAGATGTTGAACAGAAGCTAATGGAGCTTGGGTGCCTCGTGAAAAGCTATATTGGCAGAGAGGTTGTCCTGTATTTGGGAGATCTCAAATGGATTGCTGAGCTGTGGTCAGCTTATGGTGAAGAAAGGAGAAACTACTACTGTCCTGTGGAGCAGATAATCATGGAGCTTAAAAGATTGGTGTGTGGAATTGGGGAAACCGGAAGATTGTGGCTTTTGGGGATTGCAACTTTTCAGAGTTACATGAGATGTAAAACAGGTCGCCCTTCTCTAGAGTCTATCTGGGAGCTTCACCCTCTTACTATCCCAGTTGGTAGCTTGAGCCTAACTCTTAACCTTGAAAG TGATTTTCAAGCTCAGGTGAGAAGCAAGGTATCCAATAATGGGGCTGGTTGGCAAATGCTAGAGACCGGATTTGATAAGCACCTAACTTGCTGCACAGATTGCGTGATTAATTTCAACAGAGAAGCTCAAAGCATTGGTAGCAGCTTTCGTAATAAGGAGACTACCACAACTATTTCCACCAGCTCAAACTTGCCTTCATGGCTCCGACAGGAGAAAGAAGACCGCAAAAAAGACTCCGGCAGTGATCAG gAAAGTGTCACTTTCAGGGATCTGTGCAAGAAATGGAATTCATTCTGCAGTTCAGGCCATAAGCAACCCCATTTTACTGAAAAAAGTATCTTTTTGACTTCATCATCTCCTTCCTCAGCATCAATCTCTTTGCATGACCGCAAACCTAATTTGCATCAGACCTACCTAAATTGGCCACACACCTTTGAATCCAAGCTGGTGCAGAAAGAAAAGCCGTTCTGGATATCTGAAATTAGTGATGAAAACAATGAGAGCGATATGAGAATGTTCATGCCTGAGAGAAATGCCCCTAAGCCAGACCTTCtatcaaatccaaattctaGCCCTAACTCAGCATCTTCAAGTGAAGTAATGGAAGACATGGTTGGCCTTCATATGTTCAGAGAACTCAATGCTGAGAACATGAAGATACTGTGCGATGCATTAGAGAAAAAGGCTTCTTGGCAGAAAGACATAATTCCTGAGATTGCAACAACTATTCTTCAGTGCAGGTCAGGAATGAACAAAAGGAAAGGCAAtgagaaagatagagagaacAAAGAAGAGACTTGGCTGTTCTTCTTAGGTGCTGATAATGATGGCAAAGAAAAGATTTCAAGGGAGCTagctaaacttgtttttggcTCTCCAAGCAACTTTGTTTCCATTCCTTTGAGTAGCTTCTCTTCAACTAGAGCTGATTCAAGTGAAGAATCCAAACATAAAAGGACAAGAGATGAACTTGGTTGCAGCTATCTTGAAAGACTTGGTGAAGCCGTGAATGAGAATCCACACCGAGTGTTCTTCATGGAAGATGTGGATCAAATCGATTACTGTTCTCAAAAGGGTATTCAGCAAGCAATTGAAAGTGGAAGAATAACTGTTCCAGGTGGTGAAACTGTTTCTCTTATGGATGCCATTATCATTTTCAGTTGTGAAAGTTTCAGTTCAGTGTCTGGAGCTTGTTCTCCACGAAGAAGACAAAAACTTGCtgagaatgaagaaaaaaacaatgagGATGACTTGGGAGAGAAAAGCTCAGGTGTCTCACTTGATTTGAATATTGCCATTGAAGACGACAATGGAGATGAAAACTCAGTTGGTAACCATGGTATTTTGGAATCTGTGGATAAGAAAgttgttttcaaaattcaagaattgTAG